The proteins below come from a single Gimesia alba genomic window:
- a CDS encoding Lon protease family protein, which yields MTNTTEYRELSKGEVTLDIDPESFGFKTTAELEPLTEIVGQPRALRALDLGTGIRHPNYHIYIAGLVGTGRMDLVTHALRERVLDDSTPPDWVYVNNFDEPDCPLAISLPAGQGVQLRGDMETLIEQLQESLPKAFKEEDFGKEKEKLRQIYRKRGDEVFDKLLKLAEQHGMTVQQLPDGQILFIPLKDNRPMTQKEIEQLTPEEMKVLDSHQDELVEMAGRVLQEQREIQRQLSTDVREVAQRFAVHLVEPLVVELQQKYDNPKLSLWFDHLKSHIIDHLNLFRDVSDMPPQVAAMMMGEGATDPEQRFLEYHINVVVDNSQLKEPPIIVEDAPNYRNLFGTIERVVDRAGRVITNFTRIKSGSILKANGGYLVINLMDAIIEPFVWKELKRTLKSRSLGIQVQDPFAMFTVTALQPEPIPLNVRLVALGEPLIYHLLYLHDEDFREIFRVKADFDPEMNRDTETGLIYGRLIRQLSEKEELLPFDAAAIAELVCVGARLASDQKKVTSVFSHIADVAREASFWASKKKLKVVKAKYIRQAVQERVYRSDLIAEKIRGLIADGTLLIQVEGSEVSQINGLAVADLGDYAFGRPSRLTASVGVGTAGIINIERESRMSGNTFDKGMLILEGLLRNYYAGEQPLTLSASIAMEQSYGGVDGDSASVAELLCLLSALADVPLRQDIAVTGSINQWGEVQAIGGVNEKIEGFFDVCNEYGLTGTQGVCIPESNAQNLVLRAEVVKAIQKKQFHVWAISDVDQAIELFTGMKPGDISDKRSFHGRVLERLTEIATLLEKQMLTDTGRLLWTPGTLLPPPPDPRPPMPGQ from the coding sequence ATGACGAACACCACGGAATATCGCGAACTGAGTAAGGGTGAAGTCACTTTAGATATTGATCCTGAATCGTTCGGTTTCAAGACAACAGCCGAATTAGAACCGTTGACCGAAATCGTCGGTCAGCCTCGTGCGTTAAGGGCCCTTGATCTGGGAACCGGAATTCGCCATCCCAATTACCATATCTACATTGCCGGGCTGGTAGGAACGGGCCGCATGGATCTGGTGACCCATGCATTGCGTGAACGGGTCCTTGATGATTCCACCCCTCCGGACTGGGTCTATGTCAACAATTTTGATGAACCAGATTGTCCGCTGGCAATCAGTCTTCCTGCAGGTCAAGGAGTCCAGCTGCGTGGGGATATGGAAACGCTGATCGAACAATTGCAGGAATCTCTGCCAAAAGCGTTCAAAGAAGAAGACTTTGGCAAAGAAAAAGAAAAACTTCGACAGATCTATCGCAAGCGCGGCGATGAAGTCTTCGACAAACTCCTCAAGCTGGCAGAACAACACGGCATGACAGTCCAGCAACTCCCGGACGGACAAATTTTGTTCATCCCGCTCAAAGATAACCGTCCCATGACGCAGAAAGAGATTGAGCAACTGACGCCTGAGGAAATGAAAGTTCTGGACAGCCACCAGGACGAACTGGTGGAAATGGCCGGTCGAGTGCTGCAGGAACAACGGGAAATTCAGCGGCAACTTTCGACCGACGTTCGTGAAGTGGCGCAGCGATTTGCCGTTCATCTCGTGGAACCACTTGTTGTGGAACTCCAACAAAAGTACGACAACCCCAAACTCAGCCTGTGGTTTGACCATCTCAAGTCACATATCATTGACCATTTGAACCTGTTCCGTGATGTATCTGATATGCCGCCTCAAGTTGCGGCGATGATGATGGGTGAGGGAGCGACCGACCCGGAACAGCGTTTTCTGGAATACCACATCAACGTGGTCGTGGATAACAGCCAGTTGAAAGAACCGCCGATCATTGTGGAAGACGCGCCCAATTACCGAAACCTGTTCGGTACGATCGAGCGGGTCGTGGATCGTGCCGGTCGCGTGATTACCAATTTCACGCGGATTAAATCAGGCAGTATCCTGAAGGCGAATGGCGGCTACCTGGTGATCAACCTGATGGATGCGATCATTGAACCATTTGTCTGGAAAGAATTGAAACGGACACTGAAAAGCCGGTCGCTCGGCATTCAGGTACAGGATCCGTTTGCCATGTTTACTGTGACCGCCCTGCAACCCGAACCGATTCCGCTGAATGTGCGTCTGGTTGCGCTGGGTGAACCGTTAATCTACCATCTGCTTTATCTGCACGATGAAGACTTCCGGGAAATATTTCGCGTGAAAGCCGACTTTGATCCGGAAATGAATCGAGATACCGAAACGGGCTTGATTTATGGGCGTCTGATCCGTCAGCTTTCAGAAAAAGAAGAGTTACTTCCCTTCGATGCAGCGGCGATCGCCGAGCTGGTTTGTGTTGGTGCGCGGCTGGCGAGTGATCAGAAAAAAGTGACTTCGGTCTTCAGTCACATCGCAGATGTAGCACGCGAAGCCAGTTTCTGGGCCAGCAAGAAAAAGCTCAAAGTCGTCAAAGCCAAATACATTCGCCAGGCGGTGCAGGAGCGAGTCTATCGCTCTGATTTGATCGCCGAAAAAATTCGAGGACTGATTGCAGACGGCACGCTATTGATCCAGGTGGAAGGCTCTGAAGTCAGTCAGATCAATGGGTTGGCTGTGGCTGACTTGGGAGACTATGCATTTGGACGCCCTTCCCGTTTGACAGCCAGTGTGGGCGTCGGAACGGCCGGCATCATTAACATTGAGCGTGAAAGCCGAATGAGCGGCAATACCTTTGATAAAGGCATGCTGATTCTGGAGGGACTGTTACGCAATTATTATGCTGGCGAGCAACCTCTTACCCTGTCCGCCAGTATTGCGATGGAGCAAAGCTACGGCGGCGTCGATGGAGATAGTGCTTCGGTCGCAGAACTACTCTGTCTGCTTAGTGCGCTGGCCGATGTCCCCCTGCGTCAGGATATTGCCGTCACGGGGTCGATCAATCAATGGGGTGAAGTGCAGGCAATTGGAGGCGTGAATGAAAAGATTGAAGGTTTCTTTGATGTGTGTAATGAATACGGACTGACGGGAACTCAGGGAGTCTGCATCCCGGAATCGAACGCGCAGAATCTTGTATTGCGAGCCGAAGTTGTCAAAGCGATTCAAAAAAAGCAGTTTCACGTCTGGGCCATTTCAGACGTGGATCAGGCCATCGAGTTATTCACTGGCATGAAACCCGGTGACATTTCTGACAAACGCAGTTTTCATGGTCGCGTGCTGGAACGGTTGACCGAAATTGCCACTCTACTGGAAAAGCAGATGCTGACTGATACTGGCCGTCTGCTGTGGACGCCTGGTACTCTCCTGCCTCCTCCCCCTGATCCCAGACCACCAATGCCAGGGCAATAA
- a CDS encoding carbamate kinase — translation MTERTILALGGNAFAKPGAPLTMARQFEFARQVFQSLSPLLMGDRELIISHGNGPQVGHMLIRVEEALGKAYAVPLEVCVAESEGELGYVITQTLHNVLDEGERHRPIASILTQVVVDHNDPAFEHPTKAIGPFYTAAQADEIRQRGFPLRDEGERGFRRIVPSPHPREIIDVDVIASLLRDGVLVVAAGGGGIPVIRDGNRLRGVEAVVDKDLTSALLGTLIEAQLLLILTNVPCAYREFNTPEQSPIGRIGISEAQRMLDEGHFGEGSMQPKIEAGIQFSRRPNCRTIICNIDTLEQALQGRSGTIIEHD, via the coding sequence ATGACAGAACGAACCATCCTGGCGCTGGGAGGCAATGCGTTTGCGAAACCGGGAGCCCCGCTCACAATGGCCCGGCAGTTTGAATTTGCCAGGCAGGTATTTCAGTCTCTTTCCCCGTTACTGATGGGTGATCGCGAATTAATCATTTCTCATGGCAATGGTCCGCAGGTGGGGCATATGCTGATTCGAGTCGAGGAAGCACTGGGGAAAGCCTATGCGGTTCCCCTGGAAGTCTGCGTTGCGGAATCTGAAGGAGAACTGGGGTACGTGATTACGCAAACGCTCCATAACGTTCTGGATGAAGGGGAACGGCATCGCCCGATTGCGTCAATTCTGACACAGGTTGTAGTAGATCATAATGACCCCGCCTTCGAGCACCCGACAAAAGCAATTGGTCCCTTCTACACCGCCGCCCAGGCGGATGAAATCCGTCAACGCGGTTTTCCGTTACGAGACGAGGGAGAACGTGGTTTCCGGCGAATCGTTCCTTCCCCCCATCCGCGAGAGATTATTGACGTTGATGTGATTGCGTCATTACTTCGCGATGGTGTGCTTGTAGTCGCTGCAGGCGGAGGCGGAATTCCGGTCATTCGCGATGGAAATCGACTGCGGGGAGTAGAAGCAGTCGTCGACAAGGACCTGACTTCTGCGCTGCTGGGCACGTTGATCGAGGCACAACTGCTTTTGATTCTAACCAATGTTCCTTGTGCGTATCGCGAATTCAACACACCCGAACAAAGTCCAATCGGCAGAATCGGAATCTCTGAAGCACAACGCATGCTTGATGAGGGACATTTTGGCGAAGGGAGTATGCAGCCGAAGATCGAAGCAGGAATCCAGTTTTCCCGCCGCCCTAACTGCCGCACCATTATCTGTAACATCGACACTCTTGAGCAGGCGTTACAGGGGCGATCAGGAACGATCATAGAACACGACTGA